The following coding sequences lie in one Miscanthus floridulus cultivar M001 chromosome 9, ASM1932011v1, whole genome shotgun sequence genomic window:
- the LOC136482992 gene encoding noroxomaritidine/norcraugsodine reductase-like isoform X2, which produces MAAGSGIHRGERWSLAGATALVTGGSKGIGHAIVEELAAFGVRVHTCSRSAADLEACRRRWSEMGLDVTVTACDLAVRADRERLMETVKATFDGKLDILLFPKPVAQCTAEDFSRCMAINLESCFHLCQLAHPLLLNASLAGGGSVVNVSSIGSLLAYPDITLYGTAKAGINQLTRSLAAEWASDKIRVNCVAPGVIMTDMAKEAPPEAIEQSLTRTPMRRAGEPVEVASMVSFLCMPAASYVTGQVICVDGGWTISA; this is translated from the exons ATGGCGGCCGGCAGTGGGATTCACAGGGGCGAGCGGTGGAGCCTGGCGGGCGCGACGGCGCTGGTCACCGGCGGCAGCAAGGGGATCGGGCACGCCATCGTGGAGGAGCTGGCTGCGTTCGGTGTGCGCGTGCACACGTGCTCGCGCAGCGCGGCTGACCTGGAGGCGTGCCGCCGGCGGTGGTCCGAGATGGGGCTGGACGTCACGGTCACTGCCTGCGACCTCGCCGTGCGCGCCGACCGGGAGAGGCTCATGGAGACTGTCAAGGCCACCTTCGACGGCAAGCTCGACATTCTG TTGTTCCCGAAACCGGTGGCGCAGTGCACGGCGGAAGACTTCTCACGTTGCATGGCGATCAACCTGGAGTCGTGCTTCCACCTTTGCCAGCTCGCGCATCCTCTCCTCCTTAATGCCTCCCTCGCTGGCGGCGGAAGCGTCGTCAATGTCTCCTCCATTGGAAGTTTGCTGGCCTACCCCGACATCACCCTCTATGGCACTGCCAAAG CCGGAATAAACCAACTAACAAGGAGCCTCGCCGCCGAGTGGGCCAGCGATAAGATTCGTGTGAACTGCGTGGCACCTGGGGTGATCATGACCGACATGGCGAAAGAG GCACCACCAGAGGCCATTGAGCAATCGTTAACCAGGACCCCTATGCGGCGGGCCGGCGAGCCGGTGGAGGTGGCGTCCATGGTGTCCTTCCTCTGCATGCCGGCGGCGTCCTACGTCACTGGGCAGGTCATCTGCGTCGACGGCGGCTGGACCATTAGTGCCTGA
- the LOC136482992 gene encoding noroxomaritidine/norcraugsodine reductase-like isoform X1: MAAGSGIHRGERWSLAGATALVTGGSKGIGHAIVEELAAFGVRVHTCSRSAADLEACRRRWSEMGLDVTVTACDLAVRADRERLMETVKATFDGKLDILVNNAAQLFPKPVAQCTAEDFSRCMAINLESCFHLCQLAHPLLLNASLAGGGSVVNVSSIGSLLAYPDITLYGTAKAGINQLTRSLAAEWASDKIRVNCVAPGVIMTDMAKEAPPEAIEQSLTRTPMRRAGEPVEVASMVSFLCMPAASYVTGQVICVDGGWTISA, encoded by the exons ATGGCGGCCGGCAGTGGGATTCACAGGGGCGAGCGGTGGAGCCTGGCGGGCGCGACGGCGCTGGTCACCGGCGGCAGCAAGGGGATCGGGCACGCCATCGTGGAGGAGCTGGCTGCGTTCGGTGTGCGCGTGCACACGTGCTCGCGCAGCGCGGCTGACCTGGAGGCGTGCCGCCGGCGGTGGTCCGAGATGGGGCTGGACGTCACGGTCACTGCCTGCGACCTCGCCGTGCGCGCCGACCGGGAGAGGCTCATGGAGACTGTCAAGGCCACCTTCGACGGCAAGCTCGACATTCTG GTGAACAATGCGGCGCAGTTGTTCCCGAAACCGGTGGCGCAGTGCACGGCGGAAGACTTCTCACGTTGCATGGCGATCAACCTGGAGTCGTGCTTCCACCTTTGCCAGCTCGCGCATCCTCTCCTCCTTAATGCCTCCCTCGCTGGCGGCGGAAGCGTCGTCAATGTCTCCTCCATTGGAAGTTTGCTGGCCTACCCCGACATCACCCTCTATGGCACTGCCAAAG CCGGAATAAACCAACTAACAAGGAGCCTCGCCGCCGAGTGGGCCAGCGATAAGATTCGTGTGAACTGCGTGGCACCTGGGGTGATCATGACCGACATGGCGAAAGAG GCACCACCAGAGGCCATTGAGCAATCGTTAACCAGGACCCCTATGCGGCGGGCCGGCGAGCCGGTGGAGGTGGCGTCCATGGTGTCCTTCCTCTGCATGCCGGCGGCGTCCTACGTCACTGGGCAGGTCATCTGCGTCGACGGCGGCTGGACCATTAGTGCCTGA